A region from the uncultured Stenotrophomonas sp. genome encodes:
- the ybcJ gene encoding putative RNA-binding protein (Evidence 3 : Function proposed based on presence of conserved amino acid motif, structural feature or limited homology; PubMedId : 12837795, 1748668, 7567469; Product type pr : putative regulator), whose protein sequence is MQTIDFELDREYVELKQLLKLTDLVSSGGEAKTIIGEGHVRVDGTVELRKACKIRAGQQVELGEVCIRVR, encoded by the coding sequence ATGCAGACCATCGACTTCGAACTGGACCGCGAGTACGTGGAACTGAAGCAGCTGCTCAAGCTCACCGACCTGGTCAGCAGCGGCGGCGAGGCCAAGACCATCATCGGCGAGGGCCACGTGCGCGTGGACGGCACGGTGGAACTGCGCAAGGCCTGCAAGATCCGCGCGGGCCAGCAGGTGGAGCTGGGCGAGGTGTGCATCCGGGTGCGTTGA
- a CDS encoding conserved membrane hypothetical protein (Evidence 4 : Homologs of previously reported genes of unknown function) — protein sequence METDELKDLWQQLGRQMERQQALSLQLLREQTGRRLRHSLAPLRLGQWLQLALGVALVVLGIACWKRNLDVPGYFAAGVALHAFGVASAALAGISLALVSRIDYAAPVLRIEKQLGLLRRFHVFNGMLAGWPWWVMWVVVVVAVAGLTQAPAAAGAQTWVWASLALGLLGWLGTACFHRWARNPVRPRLARRVEDAVTGYSLRRARALLEEVRRFERE from the coding sequence ATGGAAACCGACGAACTGAAAGACCTCTGGCAGCAACTGGGCCGGCAGATGGAGCGCCAGCAGGCACTGTCGTTGCAATTGCTGCGCGAACAGACCGGCCGGCGCCTGCGCCACAGCCTTGCGCCGCTGCGGCTGGGGCAATGGCTGCAACTGGCGCTGGGCGTGGCGCTGGTGGTGCTGGGCATCGCCTGCTGGAAGCGCAACCTCGACGTCCCCGGCTATTTCGCCGCCGGCGTGGCGCTGCACGCGTTCGGCGTGGCGAGCGCGGCACTGGCCGGCATCAGCCTTGCCCTGGTCTCCCGCATCGACTACGCCGCCCCGGTACTGCGCATCGAAAAGCAGCTCGGGCTGCTGCGCCGGTTCCACGTATTCAACGGCATGCTCGCCGGCTGGCCGTGGTGGGTGATGTGGGTCGTGGTGGTGGTCGCCGTTGCCGGGTTGACGCAGGCCCCGGCTGCGGCGGGTGCGCAGACGTGGGTCTGGGCCAGCCTTGCGCTCGGCCTGCTCGGCTGGCTGGGCACCGCCTGTTTCCACCGCTGGGCGCGCAACCCCGTGCGGCCACGGCTGGCCCGCAGGGTGGAGGATGCCGTCACCGGCTACAGCCTGCGCAGGGCGCGGGCGCTGCTGGAGGAAGTGCGCCGGTTCGAGCGGGAATGA
- the nccH gene encoding RNA polymerase sigma factor nccH produces MPPVSSPFAELLERHRGILAKVAGSYARQREDREDLMQEIAAQLWRAWPSYDPARPFSTWMYRIALNVAISQLRGRMRAPALAETTEGALDALADPAPHDPERSQQLERLYRFIHALPPLERALMLLYLEERPQREIAEVLGLSETNVATKIGRLKARLRNEL; encoded by the coding sequence ATGCCGCCCGTTTCATCCCCTTTCGCCGAACTGCTGGAACGGCACCGCGGCATCCTCGCCAAGGTGGCCGGCAGCTATGCCCGGCAACGCGAGGACCGCGAGGACCTGATGCAGGAAATCGCCGCCCAGCTGTGGCGGGCATGGCCGTCCTACGACCCGGCGCGTCCGTTTTCCACGTGGATGTACCGCATTGCGCTGAACGTGGCGATTTCGCAGCTGCGCGGGCGGATGCGCGCACCGGCACTGGCTGAAACCACCGAAGGCGCGCTCGATGCGCTGGCCGACCCCGCGCCGCACGACCCCGAACGCAGCCAGCAACTAGAACGCCTGTACCGCTTCATCCACGCGCTGCCGCCGCTGGAGCGCGCGCTGATGCTGCTCTATCTGGAAGAACGCCCGCAACGCGAGATCGCCGAGGTGCTGGGGCTGAGCGAAACCAACGTCGCCACCAAGATCGGCCGCCTCAAGGCGCGGCTGCGCAACGAACTGTGA
- the deaD gene encoding Cold-shock DEAD box protein A homolog codes for MSQESPAPLLFADLGLSQPVMKAVAAVGYETPSPIQAATIPAMLAGRDVLGQAQTGTGKTGAFALPVLSNIDLNASKPQVLVLAPTRELAIQVAEAFQSYSVAMPGFRVLPVYGGQPYGQQLSALRRGVHVVVGTPGRVIDHLDRGTLDLSELKTLVLDEADEMLRMGFIDDVEAVLKKLPETRQVALFSATMPSQIRRIAQTYLRDPVEVTIASKTTTSANIRQRYWWVSGMHKLDALTRILEVEPFDAMIIFARTKAGTEELAGKLQARGLAAAAINGDMQQAQRERTIGQLKEGKLDILVATDVAARGLDVERISHVLNYDIPYDTESYVHRIGRTGRAGRSGEAILFATPREKGMLRQIERATRQPIEEMQLPSVEAVNDNRINKFTARISDALGQGGLDFYRQLLERFQGEHNVPAIDVAAALAKLLQGDTPFLLTPPVRERREPQAGRSERPQRDGGFPRHREERGERPSRFEPRFERGPRHDDGERGPRPPRGEGEFGERPRREMPPRSAPEFGMETYRIEVGHAHGVKPANIVGAIANEAGLESRFIGRIDIHDDHSVLDLPAEMPADTLQHLQKVWVSGQQLRMRRVEPGETQGAAPAFKPRFGKGPKPAGRPGGPRSGGPGARPHRDGFKPRGPRGG; via the coding sequence ATGTCCCAAGAATCCCCCGCGCCGCTGCTGTTTGCAGATCTCGGCCTCTCCCAGCCTGTGATGAAAGCGGTGGCCGCCGTCGGCTACGAAACCCCGTCGCCGATCCAGGCCGCCACCATCCCGGCGATGCTGGCCGGCCGCGACGTGCTCGGCCAGGCGCAGACCGGCACCGGCAAGACCGGCGCCTTCGCGCTGCCGGTGCTGTCCAACATCGACCTCAACGCCAGCAAGCCGCAGGTACTGGTGCTGGCACCGACCCGCGAGCTGGCCATCCAGGTCGCCGAAGCCTTCCAGAGCTACTCGGTGGCGATGCCCGGCTTCCGCGTGCTGCCGGTGTACGGCGGCCAGCCCTACGGCCAGCAGCTGTCGGCGCTGCGCCGCGGCGTGCACGTGGTGGTTGGCACCCCCGGCCGCGTCATCGACCACCTGGACCGCGGCACGCTGGACCTGTCCGAGCTGAAGACGCTGGTGCTGGACGAAGCCGACGAAATGCTGCGCATGGGCTTCATCGACGACGTCGAGGCCGTGCTCAAGAAATTGCCGGAAACCCGTCAGGTGGCACTGTTCTCGGCCACCATGCCCTCGCAGATCCGCCGCATTGCGCAGACTTACCTGCGCGATCCGGTGGAAGTGACCATCGCCTCCAAGACCACCACCAGCGCCAACATCCGCCAGCGCTACTGGTGGGTCAGCGGCATGCACAAGCTCGACGCGCTGACCCGCATCCTCGAGGTGGAGCCGTTCGATGCGATGATCATCTTCGCCCGCACCAAGGCCGGCACCGAGGAACTGGCTGGCAAGCTGCAGGCACGTGGCCTGGCCGCCGCCGCGATCAACGGTGACATGCAGCAGGCCCAGCGCGAGCGCACGATCGGCCAGCTCAAGGAAGGCAAGCTCGACATCCTGGTGGCTACCGACGTGGCCGCGCGCGGGCTGGACGTGGAGCGCATCAGCCACGTGCTGAACTACGACATCCCCTACGACACCGAAAGCTACGTGCACCGCATCGGCCGCACCGGCCGCGCCGGCCGCAGCGGCGAGGCGATCCTGTTCGCGACTCCGCGCGAGAAGGGCATGCTGCGCCAGATCGAGCGCGCCACCCGGCAGCCGATCGAGGAAATGCAGCTGCCCAGCGTGGAGGCGGTCAACGACAACCGCATCAACAAGTTCACCGCGCGCATCAGTGACGCCCTGGGCCAGGGCGGGCTGGATTTCTACCGGCAGTTGCTGGAGCGTTTCCAGGGCGAGCACAACGTGCCGGCGATCGACGTCGCCGCCGCGCTGGCCAAGCTGTTGCAGGGTGACACCCCGTTCCTGCTGACCCCGCCGGTACGCGAGCGCCGCGAGCCGCAGGCGGGTCGCAGCGAGCGCCCGCAGCGTGATGGCGGCTTCCCGCGCCACCGCGAAGAACGCGGCGAACGTCCCTCGCGCTTCGAGCCGCGCTTCGAGCGTGGCCCGCGCCACGATGACGGCGAGCGCGGCCCGCGGCCGCCGCGTGGCGAAGGCGAGTTCGGCGAACGCCCGCGCCGGGAGATGCCGCCGCGCAGCGCGCCCGAGTTCGGCATGGAGACCTATCGCATCGAAGTGGGCCACGCGCATGGCGTGAAGCCGGCGAACATCGTCGGCGCCATTGCCAACGAGGCCGGGCTGGAAAGCCGCTTCATCGGCCGCATCGACATCCATGATGACCACTCGGTGCTGGACCTGCCGGCGGAAATGCCGGCCGACACGCTGCAGCACCTGCAGAAAGTGTGGGTGTCCGGCCAGCAGTTGCGCATGCGCAGGGTCGAGCCGGGCGAAACGCAGGGCGCCGCGCCGGCGTTCAAGCCGCGCTTCGGCAAGGGTCCCAAGCCGGCCGGCCGTCCCGGTGGCCCGCGCAGCGGCGGCCCCGGTGCGCGCCCGCACCGCGATGGCTTCAAGCCGCGCGGTCCGCGCGGCGGCTGA
- a CDS encoding Diguanylate cyclase, with the protein MEQMPERQGVGHGCAGWRWGAWLLAALLLSVVPALSASPLQAGKDYLLFGHATDQQAPVRACTPEMLERLHERVEIPPPAGGWSGAPQALEVFNVFHGEVMIHQGERTVCGHAQDARTRDSRFRAGTGMVAVPAAGSMAPIGVAWERPLKPGWIPVLRLGAPSPVQQRDTARLLVRTSCLAIALALALSAVMGFLSTRSRDFLFYVLVCLLMMLWQAVFSGLSGYPRPWLPIGDAAPQWLVAMSALAYAALVWLMWWICGGWRRLPVLRAGLRWLSALLLCIALLAPWLPFAALSVVAVWLDHGFAVACLLSFAVGVWLLRRRDYNAMDGIIALLPLLAMVLADWFHAEWLVRYRIEIIQLAVSWFLIISAFSLNRSLDLLRRQRDEMRQLAHTDMLTGLPNRRAGLRQLERHMQQSRKDAQPLAIGFLDIDLFKQINDRFGHDVGDEVLVSVANALLGAVRNRDDVIRMGGEEFLILLPGAGVDGALPRLEQLRDRIGQQAQELRHDGLVITASIGLAEMQPGDDMAALLRRADNAMYRAKRGGRNRVVDARTQPDVI; encoded by the coding sequence ATGGAGCAGATGCCGGAGCGGCAGGGAGTCGGGCACGGTTGCGCGGGATGGCGCTGGGGAGCGTGGCTGCTGGCTGCGCTGCTGCTGTCCGTGGTGCCGGCGCTGTCCGCATCGCCATTGCAGGCCGGCAAGGATTACCTGCTGTTCGGCCATGCCACCGACCAGCAGGCGCCGGTGCGCGCCTGCACGCCGGAGATGCTTGAACGCCTGCACGAGCGCGTCGAGATCCCGCCGCCGGCAGGCGGCTGGTCGGGCGCGCCGCAGGCGCTGGAGGTGTTCAACGTCTTCCACGGCGAAGTGATGATCCACCAGGGCGAGCGCACCGTGTGCGGCCATGCGCAGGATGCGCGCACCCGCGATTCGCGTTTCCGCGCTGGCACCGGCATGGTGGCGGTGCCGGCGGCCGGCAGCATGGCGCCGATCGGGGTGGCGTGGGAACGCCCGCTCAAGCCCGGCTGGATCCCGGTGCTGCGGCTGGGCGCGCCAAGCCCGGTACAGCAGCGCGACACTGCGCGGCTGCTGGTGCGCACCAGTTGCCTGGCCATCGCGCTGGCGCTGGCGTTGTCGGCGGTGATGGGGTTCCTTTCCACCCGCAGCCGCGATTTCCTGTTCTATGTGCTGGTATGCCTGCTGATGATGCTGTGGCAGGCGGTGTTCAGCGGCCTGAGCGGCTATCCCCGGCCGTGGCTGCCCATCGGCGACGCCGCTCCGCAATGGCTGGTGGCGATGTCGGCGCTGGCCTACGCGGCGCTGGTCTGGCTGATGTGGTGGATCTGCGGCGGCTGGCGGCGCCTTCCGGTCCTGCGCGCCGGCCTGCGCTGGCTGTCGGCGCTGCTGCTGTGCATCGCGCTGCTGGCGCCGTGGTTGCCGTTCGCGGCGTTGTCGGTGGTGGCGGTCTGGCTGGACCACGGTTTCGCGGTGGCCTGCCTGCTGTCCTTCGCAGTGGGTGTGTGGCTGCTGCGTCGGCGCGACTACAACGCGATGGACGGCATCATCGCGCTGCTGCCGTTGCTGGCGATGGTGCTGGCCGACTGGTTCCATGCCGAGTGGCTGGTCCGCTACCGCATCGAGATCATCCAGCTGGCGGTGAGCTGGTTCCTGATCATCAGCGCCTTCAGCCTCAACCGCAGCCTGGACCTGCTGCGCCGGCAGCGCGACGAGATGCGCCAGCTTGCCCACACCGACATGCTGACCGGCCTGCCCAACCGCCGCGCCGGCCTGCGCCAGCTCGAGCGGCACATGCAGCAGAGCCGGAAGGACGCACAGCCGCTGGCTATCGGCTTCCTCGACATCGACCTGTTCAAGCAGATCAACGACCGCTTCGGCCATGACGTCGGCGACGAGGTGCTGGTATCGGTGGCCAATGCCCTGCTCGGCGCGGTGCGCAACCGCGACGACGTGATCCGCATGGGCGGCGAGGAATTCCTGATCCTGCTGCCGGGCGCCGGCGTGGACGGCGCGCTGCCGCGGCTGGAGCAATTGCGCGACCGGATCGGGCAACAGGCGCAGGAGCTGCGCCACGACGGGCTGGTGATCACCGCCAGCATCGGCCTGGCGGAAATGCAGCCGGGCGACGACATGGCCGCGCTGCTGCGCCGCGCCGACAACGCCATGTACCGGGCCAAGCGCGGCGGCCGCAACCGCGTGGTCGACGCGCGCACCCAGCCGGACGTGATCTGA
- the rluF gene encoding Pseudouridylate synthase, producing the protein MTTRLNKHIAETGFCSRREADRLLGARRVTVNGVVAGTGAVVGEGDEVRVDGQPLRARTVQKGSGRRHVYIALNKPVGVTCTTESAVKGNIVDFVGHEQRIFPIGRLDKDSEGLILMTSNGDIVNQILRAENGHQKEYLVAVNKPVTDEFLRSMARGVRIHDQTTLPCRATRIAKFGFRIVLQQGLNRQIRLMAAAFGYRVTQLRRVRIDNIKLGALKPGQWRNLTEQELRGLLPQQQEW; encoded by the coding sequence ATGACGACCCGACTCAACAAGCACATCGCCGAAACCGGCTTCTGTTCCCGTCGCGAGGCCGACCGCCTGCTCGGCGCGCGCCGGGTCACCGTCAACGGCGTCGTCGCCGGCACCGGCGCGGTGGTGGGCGAGGGTGACGAGGTGCGCGTCGATGGCCAGCCGCTGCGCGCCCGCACGGTGCAGAAGGGCAGTGGCCGCCGCCACGTCTACATCGCGCTGAACAAGCCGGTGGGCGTCACCTGCACCACCGAGAGCGCGGTCAAGGGCAACATCGTCGACTTTGTCGGCCACGAACAGCGCATCTTCCCGATCGGCCGCCTGGACAAGGATTCGGAAGGGTTGATCCTGATGACCAGCAACGGCGATATCGTCAACCAGATCCTGCGTGCCGAGAACGGCCACCAGAAGGAATATCTGGTGGCGGTGAACAAGCCGGTCACCGACGAGTTCCTGCGCAGCATGGCGCGCGGCGTGCGCATCCATGACCAGACGACGCTGCCCTGCCGTGCCACCCGCATCGCCAAGTTCGGCTTCCGCATCGTGCTGCAGCAGGGCCTGAACCGGCAGATCCGGCTGATGGCCGCCGCCTTCGGCTACCGCGTCACCCAGCTGCGCCGCGTGCGCATCGACAACATCAAGCTCGGCGCGCTCAAGCCGGGCCAGTGGCGCAACCTCACCGAGCAGGAACTGCGGGGGCTGCTGCCGCAGCAGCAGGAGTGGTGA
- a CDS encoding Putative transmembrane protein (fragment) (Evidence 3 : Function proposed based on presence of conserved amino acid motif, structural feature or limited homology) has product MNSDRPDSGRLKLALSGLCTLLPFALALVALRHLSAYTVQLVTNLEPVYAIVLAMLFLGEQHELTPLFYVGVAIILGAVFLHPLLNRGRVQEP; this is encoded by the coding sequence TTGAATTCCGACAGGCCCGACAGCGGGCGGTTGAAGCTGGCGCTGTCGGGCCTGTGCACGCTGCTGCCGTTCGCGCTGGCGCTGGTGGCGCTGCGCCATTTGAGCGCCTACACGGTGCAGCTGGTGACGAACCTGGAGCCGGTATACGCCATCGTGCTGGCGATGCTGTTCCTCGGCGAGCAGCACGAGTTGACGCCGCTGTTCTACGTGGGCGTGGCGATCATCCTCGGTGCCGTGTTCCTGCACCCGCTACTCAATCGCGGGCGGGTGCAGGAGCCGTAG
- a CDS encoding Putative transmembrane protein (fragment) (Evidence 3 : Function proposed based on presence of conserved amino acid motif, structural feature or limited homology), with protein MRRNRGDFGDNPRMPNAATRTALLQIHFCVLLWGVTAILGKLITLPALPLVWWRMLLVVAMLALLPRMWRGLAALNPRLVLGYCGIGALVALHWLTFYGAVKLANASVAATCIALAPVFTAIVEPWIAKRPFRPRELAFGLAVLPGVVLVVGGVPDGMRLGVVIGASSALLVALFGSLNKRLVSHADPLTVTALELGAGTLTLTLLAPALPLLLPALASPLWMVPNLHDGMLLLALSGLSA; from the coding sequence GTGCGCCGCAACCGCGGGGACTTCGGCGACAATCCGCGCATGCCGAACGCCGCCACCCGCACCGCCCTGCTGCAAATCCACTTCTGCGTGCTGCTGTGGGGCGTGACCGCCATCCTCGGCAAGCTCATCACCCTGCCGGCGCTGCCGCTGGTGTGGTGGCGCATGCTGCTGGTGGTGGCGATGCTGGCGCTGCTGCCGCGCATGTGGCGCGGGCTGGCGGCGCTCAACCCGCGGCTGGTGCTGGGCTATTGCGGCATCGGCGCGCTGGTGGCGCTGCATTGGCTCACGTTCTACGGTGCGGTGAAGCTGGCCAATGCCTCGGTGGCGGCCACCTGCATCGCGCTGGCACCGGTGTTCACCGCCATCGTCGAGCCGTGGATCGCCAAGCGCCCGTTCCGGCCGCGCGAGCTGGCCTTCGGCCTGGCGGTGCTGCCGGGCGTGGTGCTGGTAGTCGGCGGCGTGCCCGACGGCATGCGCCTGGGCGTGGTGATCGGCGCGTCGTCGGCCCTGCTGGTGGCCCTGTTCGGCTCGCTCAACAAGCGGCTGGTCAGCCATGCCGATCCACTCACCGTCACCGCGCTGGAACTCGGCGCCGGCACGCTCACCCTCACCCTGCTGGCGCCGGCCCTGCCGTTGCTGCTGCCGGCGCTGGCCAGTCCGTTGTGGATGGTCCCGAACCTGCACGACGGGATGTTGCTGCTGGCGCTGTCGGGCCTGTCGGCATAA
- a CDS encoding putative beta-lactamase (Evidence 3 : Function proposed based on presence of conserved amino acid motif, structural feature or limited homology): MNKWLGSGLMLAMSVAVQANAQEAGVPAELQQLDATVERVRQQFDVPGIAVAVVKDGKVLLERGWGVREIGKPEPVQADTLFAIASNTKAFTATSLNLLAEEGKLKMDDRVIDHLPSFRMSDPYVTGEMRIRDLLSHRSGLTLGAGDLLFWPTTTYSNAEVVARLAQVPLKGGFRDRYAYDNILYAVAQQVIEQVSGLSYADFLQQRIFDKVGMAGTRYNADHLRPGDQAAIGHARYDHTELRPVAPLTWSNNAGAGGIYSSVHDLSKWMNVQLAGGKLADGTPLFSDKTQRQMWQMQIPQVVAKPSVPELADAMPNFAGYGEGWSLSDYRGQKLVWHTGGWPGQVSRLTLVPGQNLGVVVLTNQEVGAAFNAITLSVLDAMLGAPGHDWVAAYAAAVAKAQDKADEGWQKHVAARDAKSRPSLPLSGYAGTYRDAWYGDVSVEQAKDKLRLRFGATADLQGTLEHWQHDTFIVRWDNRSLNADAFVNFSLDPDGKVREVRMQAISSLTDFSFDFQDLLLQPVKQ, from the coding sequence TTGAACAAGTGGCTGGGGAGCGGATTGATGCTCGCGATGAGCGTGGCGGTACAGGCGAACGCGCAGGAGGCCGGGGTGCCGGCGGAGTTGCAGCAGCTGGATGCCACCGTCGAACGCGTGCGCCAGCAGTTCGACGTGCCCGGCATCGCCGTGGCCGTGGTCAAGGACGGCAAGGTGCTGCTGGAGCGCGGCTGGGGCGTGCGCGAGATCGGCAAACCCGAGCCGGTGCAGGCCGACACCCTGTTCGCCATCGCTTCCAACACCAAGGCCTTCACCGCCACTTCGCTGAACCTGCTGGCCGAGGAAGGCAAGCTGAAGATGGACGACCGGGTGATCGACCACCTGCCGTCGTTCCGCATGTCCGACCCCTACGTCACCGGCGAAATGCGTATCCGCGACCTGCTTTCGCACCGCAGCGGGTTGACCTTGGGCGCCGGCGACCTGCTGTTCTGGCCCACCACCACCTACAGCAACGCCGAGGTGGTGGCGCGGCTGGCGCAGGTGCCGCTCAAGGGCGGCTTCCGCGACCGCTACGCCTACGACAACATCCTCTACGCGGTGGCGCAGCAGGTGATCGAGCAGGTGTCGGGCCTGAGCTATGCCGACTTCCTGCAGCAGCGCATCTTCGACAAGGTCGGCATGGCCGGCACCCGCTACAACGCCGACCATCTGCGGCCGGGCGACCAGGCCGCCATCGGCCACGCCAGGTACGACCACACCGAACTGCGTCCGGTGGCGCCGCTGACCTGGTCCAACAACGCCGGCGCCGGCGGCATCTATTCCAGCGTGCACGACCTGTCCAAATGGATGAACGTGCAATTGGCCGGCGGCAAGCTCGCCGACGGCACGCCACTGTTCTCGGACAAGACCCAGCGGCAGATGTGGCAGATGCAGATCCCGCAGGTGGTGGCCAAGCCGTCGGTGCCGGAGCTGGCCGACGCCATGCCCAACTTCGCCGGCTACGGCGAAGGCTGGAGCCTGAGCGACTACCGCGGGCAGAAACTGGTGTGGCATACCGGCGGCTGGCCGGGACAGGTGTCGCGCCTGACCCTGGTGCCCGGGCAGAACCTGGGCGTGGTGGTGCTGACCAACCAGGAAGTGGGCGCGGCGTTCAACGCCATCACCCTGAGCGTGCTCGACGCCATGCTGGGCGCGCCCGGGCACGACTGGGTGGCCGCCTACGCCGCCGCCGTCGCCAAGGCGCAGGACAAGGCCGACGAAGGCTGGCAGAAGCACGTCGCCGCCCGCGACGCGAAGAGCAGGCCCTCGCTGCCGCTGTCCGGCTATGCCGGCACCTACCGCGACGCGTGGTACGGCGATGTGTCCGTCGAACAGGCCAAGGACAAGCTGCGTCTGCGCTTCGGCGCCACCGCCGACCTGCAGGGCACGCTGGAGCACTGGCAGCACGACACCTTCATCGTGCGCTGGGACAACCGCTCGCTCAACGCCGACGCCTTCGTCAACTTCAGCCTCGACCCCGACGGCAAGGTGCGCGAGGTGCGCATGCAGGCGATCTCGTCATTGACCGACTTCAGCTTCGACTTCCAGGACCTGCTGCTGCAACCGGTGAAACAGTAA
- a CDS encoding exported hypothetical protein (Evidence 5 : No homology to any previously reported sequences): MNARVFGLTAFATLCAASASTAMALARGEAPDTPLIVSLPPGGCTLRVFPDGSGNIHYGAAPRIVRVAAQAFDFGQVLQSLRSRMQGRGAETHGDARPGAGVVFPGTNVAERFDDTALVRSLLETGWKSRLPPAGTWHENDDAHAVIKGTCGFD, translated from the coding sequence ATGAATGCACGCGTGTTCGGACTGACCGCCTTCGCCACGCTGTGCGCTGCATCCGCTTCGACGGCAATGGCACTGGCGAGGGGTGAAGCGCCGGACACCCCGCTGATCGTGTCGTTGCCACCGGGCGGTTGCACGCTGCGGGTGTTCCCCGACGGCTCTGGGAACATCCACTACGGCGCGGCGCCGCGAATCGTCCGGGTAGCGGCGCAGGCTTTCGACTTTGGCCAGGTACTGCAATCACTGCGTTCGCGCATGCAGGGCCGAGGTGCGGAAACGCATGGCGACGCCCGGCCCGGTGCCGGCGTCGTCTTCCCCGGAACCAACGTGGCCGAGCGCTTCGACGATACGGCCCTGGTCCGCAGCCTGCTTGAAACCGGCTGGAAGTCGCGGCTTCCACCGGCAGGCACATGGCATGAAAACGATGATGCCCATGCCGTGATCAAGGGAACCTGCGGCTTCGATTGA
- a CDS encoding conserved hypothetical protein (Evidence 4 : Homologs of previously reported genes of unknown function): MVLVLAPPNCPSEQAQRAEALIRELTDIGIPVKRGSSFAFDLENPTREQRAAVDRTVKVFKQGAPAVFINGMGMSNPSTSQVVAVYRSTRRG; this comes from the coding sequence ATGGTGCTGGTGCTGGCGCCGCCCAATTGCCCTTCCGAGCAGGCGCAGCGGGCCGAGGCCCTCATCCGCGAACTGACCGACATCGGCATTCCGGTGAAGCGCGGCAGCTCCTTCGCTTTCGATCTCGAAAACCCCACCAGGGAGCAGCGCGCTGCCGTGGATCGTACCGTTAAGGTGTTCAAGCAAGGCGCACCGGCGGTTTTCATCAATGGCATGGGCATGTCCAACCCCTCGACGTCGCAGGTCGTGGCGGTCTATCGAAGCACCCGCCGCGGGTAG
- a CDS encoding conserved hypothetical protein (Evidence 4 : Homologs of previously reported genes of unknown function): MNASAVQLKALYKNAAEKTLSEIVESFLNKRGVSCFTEKNDNLLMWSHYADGGRGICLEFEASDALFEKAKKVNYVESIPLLSLDRMLCDKSYDDVMELFRTKSKAWEYEQEWRVMHESAGTSWCYDSTALTGIYFGPSTPDDLIDVICLILGGQNEHVQFYRGSRNSEHFRVDFTKFNYTSHLNAIKLGLKG; this comes from the coding sequence GTGAACGCTTCAGCAGTCCAGCTGAAAGCACTGTACAAGAACGCTGCGGAGAAGACTCTCTCAGAAATTGTCGAGTCATTCCTCAATAAGCGGGGCGTCTCATGCTTTACCGAGAAGAACGACAACCTTTTGATGTGGTCGCACTACGCTGACGGTGGGCGTGGCATCTGCTTAGAATTTGAAGCCTCCGACGCGCTGTTTGAGAAGGCAAAGAAGGTCAACTACGTTGAAAGCATTCCGCTTCTGAGTCTCGATAGGATGCTCTGTGACAAGAGCTACGACGATGTGATGGAACTGTTTCGTACAAAGTCGAAAGCTTGGGAATATGAGCAAGAATGGCGTGTTATGCATGAGAGTGCCGGAACCTCTTGGTGCTATGACTCGACAGCTCTTACAGGAATCTACTTTGGCCCATCAACTCCGGATGATTTGATTGACGTCATCTGCCTCATACTTGGCGGGCAGAACGAGCATGTGCAGTTCTATAGAGGTTCGAGAAACAGCGAACATTTCAGGGTTGACTTCACTAAGTTTAATTACACATCGCATTTGAACGCGATAAAACTTGGGCTAAAGGGCTGA
- a CDS encoding hypothetical protein (Evidence 5 : No homology to any previously reported sequences) has product MIQSIIRKVANSSRNGTVIRIIEVSGRTKVDNLILQVAKSL; this is encoded by the coding sequence GTGATTCAGTCCATCATCAGAAAGGTCGCCAATAGCAGCCGCAATGGCACAGTCATACGGATCATTGAAGTTTCGGGGCGCACCAAAGTAGACAACCTGATTCTTCAAGTTGCGAAGAGTCTGTAA